In Zingiber officinale cultivar Zhangliang chromosome 3A, Zo_v1.1, whole genome shotgun sequence, the DNA window CACGTCGTTCTCCACGGCCACCTTCACGTCCTCCTTCGACAGCCCCGGGACGTCGAACCGCATCCGGATCTCCTTCTCGTCCTCCATGACCTCCCACGGCGGCCGCATCTCCCCCGTGCTGCTCCCCGGGAACGACACGGCGTCCTCGAACAGCCGGTCCATCGTGTCCAGCATCATCTTCATCGTCCTCATAGGCGACATCGCGTCGACGAGCCCGAACGGCGCCGCGTCGAACGCCGACCGGCGAGGACGCTGCCTCACCATCGCGGCGCCGTTCTTGTCGACGCGGACGTCGATGGACGAGGTAGCACCGGCATCGTTTTTCTCCTTGCTCTGCGGCACCGCCGCAGTGGCAGACACGTGGAGTCTCCGGAGTCGCGCGGGCGGTGGAAGCGACACCGCCGTCAGAGGCCGGCGCTGCGGTTGGCCGGAGAAGAAGACGGAAGGACGTAGAGCGGATGCTGCTACAACGGTCGCCATCGGTGTAATGGTAGAACTCGATCACGAGCGCTGATCGGTGGCGATGATCGAGAGCGGTGGGAGATTTATACGGACGACAGGATGGATCGGGAAGGGTCTCGTTGGATTGCGAGGAGAACGATCGAGAAACGAGCAGAACTGTCATGAAACAACTCGTTACGTGTACACGTGGACAGGATTACGTGTACTCAGGTGGATCGGCCCAATAGATCATGGGCCGGGCAAATTCATGGCGTAAGGCCTTCAGATAGGTTAATTAGTTTCTGTTTTAAAAATTGCATTTCGATTTTGAAGGgaactttaaaataaataaaaaaaattaatctacgGAAAATTAATTTATACCAGGGATGTAACGCAAGCTGGCGACAACCAAATACAGGGTGTGACATTCGATATGAAATGGGCTTTATTATAGATTAATATAATCTACTCTATTATATACTTCCAGCTGCATGGTCAGTATATATGTATATTATATGTGTATAATACATTGTTACGTTGAATCTGCATGTATCTGTATGCATGGAAGTGATAAAAAGGCACAGGACCACAAGgaatatatatatgttttaatcAGGATTAATCACTTCTAGGCTTTAATTTATCAGGATCGAGCTTGAAACACAAATGTATCTCTAATTCCACAAGTAATATAATCCCGAACAAAATTATGCTGCTCAGGGTATATCTATATGTGAGTTAGTTATCATATGATAGATTGATTTTAGACGCCTTCCATGTGATGacttacttttattttttaatttactcGTTTAATAGTATCAGACAATTATGGAGAATTTCTAACTTTCTTGCATAACGGTCAAAACTATGCCATGTGACAATTATTAATGTATTTAATTAGCACCCCATCCTTTAATTTTGCATAGCATTGCTCTACTAATAACAATGCATGTAACCAAGGGCGGACTAGGATACTAGTTCAGTGCAGTAAGGGCTGATTAGGATATTAGTTTAGTGTAGTGTAGGCGCAATGGCTCACGCTACCTGGTGAGGTAACGACATGGCAATTTCACAATCGATTGTTGCCCCGCCAAGCAATTACAACATGGTTGTGCAAGACAATGACCACTCGCGAGGCAGCCACACCGCTTCCTTGCGGGCAATGGCTGCTTCGCAAGTGACCACGTCGGTGCCTAGTAAGGCAACATTCGGCTTTGTTGTCATTTGGTGAGGTAACATTCGCTCAAGAGGCTACCATGTCGTTGCCTCGTCAGGCAGTGCAAGTGATTGCGGCGTCGTTGCCTTGCATCTTTTTTGCTGAATAGTTAAAAAAATTAGGGTTACCTTTCAGCAAAATTCCTTGCTTGCTATGCGAAGGGCGTTGCTTGCTTTATATAAGGAAGGAGACGGAGGACGTTGTTTGGTGGCTTGCTATGGAGAGGGAAAGAGACGGAGGATTGCTGCGGAGAGGGAAGGAGACGGTCTAGACTGTGGGCATTGAGCCATTGCTTGCTGCAGAGAGGGAAGGAGACAGTCTAGACTGAGGGCGTTGAGCCATTGCTCGCTGCAGAGAGGGAAGGAGATGATCTAGACGGAGAGCATTGCTTACTGCTTGCTACGGAGAGGAAAGGTTGGAATGAGACGAAGCCAAGTTGTTTGCTGCAGAGAGAGAAAGGAGACGAACAGTTTATGCATTACAGTAAAAATATgggtaataatttttttattcccTGTTGGCTTCGTCCCTGTTAGGGACAAAGCCAAAAAATTCATAGGGGGTGATCCTGTCTAAAAGGTACGGAGATGGCGCGTTGGGCAGGTGATAATGTTGTTAACCTGGAGAAGACTTTATAcaggagaagaagatgataagCTAGATCTGGAAAGGGTTTAGAATGCCTTCCTCCTTTCTACGCACACTCAAAAGAGCCAACAGAATGTTAGGACAAAAATTAAGGAAGGGATCCTTGTCGTaggtcctccgacgcttaagtcaataAGTAACCGAGCGAGAAGTGAAGAGGAACTACGGTAAATTAGAGTGAGCGTAATAGAGAGAAATCTTGTGCTCTTGTAAGTAAAGCGTGTCAAAACATACCTCTAGCGAAGAGAAACCCTCCACTTTTATATCACTTCTGATAACCTCGTAATGATAAGGCAACAAAGAATATTTGGTATTAGAAGATGTCGGATAATGGAAGGTATAAAtcttctattatatatatattaacaatCTCGTATAATCTTCGTAATAATAATAGAAATTGTATAGTCACTTTCATAAGAAAGTTCTATTGAATGCATATGTTGTAATCGAAAAATATTTTCTGATGGATAGTTGTTATTCTAACAATCTGTTGGGATTTCCTGACTGTGTTGTCTCTTGAAATATAACCCGGACAGATACTTAGACGAATGAGGTATCCCGACTGTTTCTATGTTTGACCGATTTTGTAATAAGAATAACCTTATGTAATTAGCCCTTTAAAGAGAGAGTTGAATCCTATAAGTACGATCGGTCATAAGTTCGGTCGGCAATATGTTCGTAGGCTCATGTTGAAGATCTGCTAAGGAATGAGGAGCCAAATCTCGCAAGTCTGGTCAACTCTAGGGCTAGTCGGCCGCATGATGAGAGACTGACTGTTGGATAATAAGACGTCTAAACTCGTAGGTATGGCCGATCTTATAACAGTCTAATTTATACTAGAAGTTGTACTACACTAGGACGACATTTGTAAATTGAAAGTAATATTGTAGAAGTGGAGAATTGAACCTCATATGTTCAACCAACCTCAAGGTCGTTCATGTTTACTCTGTGTGTCTTGGCGCTAAATAGAGAGATAGGTCTATTGAGTCCGTCCGGATATAGGAATGTTCGACCATATATTGAGAGCGAATACTAAATTTAAATACGCACGACCGACCTTTGGGTCGACCGATTATAAAACAGAGTTATGTGGTGTGGGTCATGATTTTGATCGACCTTTACGCTGGCCAGTTATTCACAAGTGGGGCACTAATCCTTCAAGCACGACTGGCCTTTAGGCCGACCGCCCTTATACCGAAGGTCTTCACATCGAGTGAGGAACTGAGCCCTAATGAGGGTGACGCCCTGGCTGCCATCTCacattgactttgacttccacgacATTTTTAGTCCACTCGTAACATCCCATATAAGGGGGGAGGCTGTGTTCACCCTCCCCCTAATTTTTATACCCGTACACCTCTTGCACTAAAAAATCTACACCTCTTGTACTTAAAAATTGAAGGGGACTACCGCCCCCACCTTATCTCTGTCTCGACTAGTTGTTCCCATCGTCATTTATGTTTCTATTACTTAGTCTATATGTCAAAGGAGAGcattgttgggttgcaaggttgcaaacatagtcccatattgaaaacatataagaaagatcataggtttataagagatatctccattggtatgagacatttTAGGTAGAgctcaagagtaaaaccatgagagtttaggcctaaagtggacaatatcacattgttgtggagatatctaaattccttttggtcttgacaatttgtatcagagcgaggtcgcttttCACTAGACTAACCCTTAGAAGAAGCACAGGCGGTGTcatgatccaagatcgaaccatgtgggtgaaaccttgaacgaAGTAAAGAAGACCCTGAGCAGGTCAGTGGCCCAATACTcgaggggaggccctgagcaggtcaaaAGCGATTCGATGCTTGAGGGGattctgtggtcctttgtttgaggggggattgttgggttgtaATGTTGTAAATATAGTCACACActgaaaacatatgggaaagatcatgagtttataagagaaagatatttctattggtatgaaatcttttgggtagagcccaagagaaaaatcATAAGGGCTTaaacccaaagtagacaatatatcataccattataaagatatttaaattctttttgtCCTAACAAGTATCCACTCGCGTACCATTTGAGTATGCGATAATACCTAATAGGTTTTAAATTATTCCAATATTAATTAAGAAATGCTTTAACATTTAAGATCTACTCTAATAATCATAATCATGAATCTGACCCAAGGTTTTAAATTCATTTAGTTTATATTTAGAAAGTAGGAATATGTTTCGCACAGATTAACTAAAATTTTATTGAGAAGATGGAAAAAAAAGGAGAGTAAACTTCACTTTAAGATCATAACAATATGACAATAATTAATGCCACATAGCATATTCTTAAAGCCTTACTTCACAGAAATTATGAAAGAAATTGAATAAGAAAATtacatttaaatatatatttgtgTACAAATATATTCCCCCTCTCAAACACTTATATACAAACAAGAAGATGGACAGAGTTCACATGTATGCAAATTGAATTGTTGATAT includes these proteins:
- the LOC122050912 gene encoding small heat shock protein, chloroplastic-like; the encoded protein is MATVVAASALRPSVFFSGQPQRRPLTAVSLPPPARLRRLHVSATAAVPQSKEKNDAGATSSIDVRVDKNGAAMVRQRPRRSAFDAAPFGLVDAMSPMRTMKMMLDTMDRLFEDAVSFPGSSTGEMRPPWEVMEDEKEIRMRFDVPGLSKEDVKVAVENDVLVIRGERKEEEGEESKWKGWSASSYDSRFVLPDNCDKEKVRAELKNGVLLVAIPKTATDRKVIDVEIQ